A stretch of Arachis hypogaea cultivar Tifrunner chromosome 15, arahy.Tifrunner.gnm2.J5K5, whole genome shotgun sequence DNA encodes these proteins:
- the LOC112748889 gene encoding uncharacterized protein, whose product MFPYQLVYDKACHLPVELEHRTYWATKFLNFDAKVVGEKRLLQLSELDEFRTTAYENAKLYKEKTKVLHDKKIATKKFEPGQKVLLFNLRLKIFFEKLKSQWSGSFLVNKVSPYGYVEIKEEDFDKRFTVNGQRLKSYLGGEVDRQRITHLLT is encoded by the coding sequence ATGTTCCCATATCAATTAGTCTATgacaaagcctgtcacttgccagtggagttGGAGCACAGAACTTATTGGGCTACTaagttcctaaactttgatgcaaaAGTTGTAGGAGAGAAGAGGCTCCTCCAACTCAGTGAGCTTGATGAATTTCGAACAACagcttatgaaaatgccaagCTCTACAAGGAGAAAACAAAGGTGTTGCATGATAAGAAAATAGCCACCAAAAAATTTGAGCCAGGCCAGAAAGTCCTTCTTTTTAATTTAAGGCTCAAGATATTTTTCGAAAAGTTGAAATCCCAGTGGTCTGGATCATTTTTGGTAAATAAAGTGTCTCCCTACGGTTATGTGGAAATCAAGGAAGAGGATTTCGACAAGAGGTTCACTGTTAATGGCCAGCGGTTGAAGTCTTATCTTGGTGGCGAAGTTGATCGCCAGAGGATTACTCATCTGCTGACATAG
- the LOC112750681 gene encoding UDP-glycosyltransferase 74B1 — MKNKPKGHVIVLPYPAQGHINPLLQFAKVLVTKGLKATLATTPYTINNIHEPTVAIEPISDGYDEGGFTHAPSVESYIESFRSAGSKTLSELIIKLRHSSCAVNCIVYDSMLTWALDVAKQFGIYGAVFLTNSASVCSIYWEMKLGNLVFPLEKWVFPISIPGLPPLGVSDLPSFVARPDDHKAYLDAIMGIFETLKNNDWVFCNTFQELESEALDGTWPVIPVGPMVPSAYLHQRNSEDTAYGATLWNPTRNKSYMTWLGTKPPRSVVYVSFGSMATTTAKQAEEIANGLKASKKNFIWVVKESWEILPKGFMSGLGDAGLVVTWCNQLEVLSHPAVGCFVTHCGWNSVLEALSIGVPMVTVAQWSDQPTNAKLVEVVWGVGTRAEKDSDDVLSGKELEKCIGEVMDAEKSEDLKRNASKWSQSASRAASVGGTSDKNINEFVKILMLPKGENN, encoded by the exons ATGAAGAACAAACCCAAAGGCCATGTGATAGTTCTTCCGTATCCAGCCCAAGGGCACATCAACCCGCTCCTTCAATTCGCAAAAGTTTTAGTCACCAAAGGCCTCAAGGCCACATTAGCCACAACCCCATACACAATCAACAACATACATGAACCAACCGTTGCTATTGAACCCATCTCAGATGGCTATGATGAGGGTGGCTTCACCCATGCTCCAAGCGTTGAATCCTACATTGAGTCCTTTAGATCAGCTGGTTCCAAAACATTATCAGAGCTTATAATTAAGTTGAGACACTCGTCATGTGCCGTGAACTGTATTGTATATGACTCTATGCTTACTTGGGCACTTGATGTGGCAAAACAGTTTGGTATCTATGGTGCTGTGTTCTTGACGAATTCTGCTTCTGTGTGTTCTATTTATTGGGAAATGAAATTGGGAAACTTGGTTTTTCCTTTGGAGAAATGGGTGTTTCCGATTTCAATTCCTGGGCTTCCTCCTCTTGGGGTTTCTGATTTGCCTAGCTTTGTTGCAAGACCTGATGATCACAAAGCTTATCTGGATGCTATCATGGGAATATTTGAGACTTTGAAGAACAATGACTGGGTATTCTGCAACACTTTTCAGGAACTCGAAAGTGAG GCTTTAGATGGTACATGGCCAGTTATACCAGTAGGACCAATGGTTCCATCAGCATATCTACACCAACGAAATTCAGAAGACACAGCTTATGGAGCCACACTGTGGAATCCAACTAGAAATAAAAGCTACATGACATGGTTAGGTACAAAGCCGCCAAGGTCTGTAGTTTATGTATCATTCGGAAGCATGGCAACAACAACAGCTAAACAAGCCGAAGAAATCGCAAACGGCTTAAAGGCCAGCAAGAAGAATTTCATATGGGTGGTGAAAGAATCTTGGGAGATATTACCAAAGGGATTTATGAGTGGACTCGGTGATGCAGGGTTGGTGGTGACGTGGTGCAACCAATTGGAGGTGCTGTCTCACCCGGCCGTCGGCTGCTTTGTAACGCATTGTGGATGGAACTCAGTATTGGAGGCACTGAGTATAGGGGTGCCGATGGTCACGGTGGCTCAATGGAGTGATCAACCTACAAATGCTAAGCTTGTTGAAGTGGTGTGGGGAGTGGGAACAAGAGCTGAGAAGGATTCAGATGATGTTTTATCAGGCAAAGAATTGGAGAAGTGTATAGGAGAAGTTATGGACGCTGAAAAAAGTGAAGATTTAAAAAGAAATGCTTCTAAGTGGAGTCAAAGTGCTTCAAGAGCAGCTAGTGTAGGTGGGACTTCAGACAAAAATATCAATGAGTTTGTAAAGATCTTAATGTTACCTAAAGGGGAAAATAATTAA